One Acinetobacter pullicarnis DNA window includes the following coding sequences:
- a CDS encoding tyrosine-type recombinase/integrase, translating to MSLTEIKVRQAHCKEKTCFLSDEDGLSLKIEPSGRKSWCYRYTDPQTKKRRRIQLGLYPDLSLKKARQVRDDFKDNDFCFEHDTASNVITFGKVGEEWLQFKLKNAFNDLPRCGVLQLAERCLQQDIYPDLQDLPFQNIKRYDLVSVIKKIEGRQVKEPVKKACSYLNQIYDYAVAMGYCEFNIAHGLNKIAINSKIKKNYPYLKAEDISDFKYKLQKLDAHPIIKKALMFKLYTGVRGAELLLSEPHHFDLNKKIWKIPALNIKQFRRKVILGHEIPDFIVPLSNQALEILKDVMQWSYGEKYLFASPRKHNQPIHFNTLNMAIRKMGYGKHQLSSHGLRSTFSTILNDSGLFQDNWIEAQLSHIDKNRTRASYNHADYLAQRTEMMQWWGDYLSTSK from the coding sequence ATGAGTCTTACTGAAATTAAAGTTCGCCAAGCTCATTGCAAGGAAAAAACCTGTTTTTTATCCGATGAAGATGGGCTTAGCCTGAAGATTGAGCCGAGTGGAAGAAAATCTTGGTGCTATCGCTATACAGATCCACAAACTAAAAAACGTCGACGCATTCAGTTAGGTCTTTATCCTGATTTATCGCTGAAAAAGGCACGACAAGTCAGAGATGACTTTAAAGACAATGATTTCTGTTTTGAACATGATACTGCCTCTAATGTCATCACCTTTGGTAAGGTTGGGGAGGAGTGGTTACAGTTCAAACTGAAAAATGCCTTCAACGATCTACCCCGCTGTGGTGTACTACAGTTAGCAGAAAGATGCTTACAGCAAGATATTTATCCAGACCTTCAGGATTTACCTTTTCAAAACATCAAGCGTTATGACCTGGTTTCAGTAATCAAAAAAATAGAGGGACGCCAAGTAAAAGAACCTGTCAAGAAAGCTTGTAGTTATTTGAACCAAATTTATGACTACGCTGTAGCGATGGGTTATTGTGAATTCAACATCGCTCATGGTTTAAATAAAATCGCCATTAACAGTAAAATCAAGAAAAATTATCCGTATTTGAAAGCGGAGGATATATCTGATTTTAAGTATAAATTACAAAAATTGGATGCCCATCCGATTATTAAAAAAGCACTGATGTTTAAATTATATACTGGAGTGCGAGGGGCTGAATTGTTATTGTCTGAGCCTCATCATTTTGATTTAAATAAAAAAATATGGAAAATACCTGCCTTGAATATTAAACAGTTTCGACGAAAAGTCATATTAGGCCATGAGATTCCAGATTTTATAGTTCCACTTTCAAATCAGGCTTTAGAGATTTTGAAAGACGTCATGCAGTGGTCATACGGTGAAAAATACCTTTTTGCTAGCCCTCGCAAACACAATCAACCGATTCATTTTAATACTCTAAATATGGCCATACGTAAGATGGGGTATGGCAAACATCAACTATCTTCTCATGGATTACGTTCTACTTTTAGTACCATTTTGAATGACTCAGGTTTGTTCCAAGATAATTGGATTGAGGCACAACTTTCACATATTGATAAAAACCGTACCCGTGCCAGCTATAATCACGCTGACTATTTAGCTCAACGGACTGAAATGATGCAGTGGTGGGGTGATTATTTAAGTACTAGTAAGTGA
- a CDS encoding ComEC/Rec2 family competence protein, with protein MPTTITFFPVDNGDMTLIKFGDLDATTLLIDVNIRQDADDPGKDVRDVAKDLRERLKKDENGRPYVDAFLLSHPDQDHCRGLTRHFYLGPLDKYPDDKKDDKDKKIVIREMWSSPIVFRRASKTHTLSDDAKVFNTEARRRIQLNRDKNFAVGNGDRIQIMGEDIDGKTDDLTSIVRKVDTRFSTINGKSSAFFSAFLLAPLDAQDDEEEEECLVKNQSSVILNITLAADAQTPDGAKFLTGGDAEVFIWNRQWQRHETEADVLEYDIMQAPHHCSWHSLSYDSWSDYGEKAKLDADARKALSQTRDGAVIVASCKPIADDDSDPPCIRAKREYVAIVDEAKGEFYCTGEYPSEKSLEPLVFTVTAQGVQPPSKKESGSKAAAVITSARTPMPHGAS; from the coding sequence ATGCCCACAACCATCACCTTTTTCCCCGTCGACAACGGGGACATGACACTCATCAAGTTCGGCGATCTTGACGCGACGACCCTGCTGATCGACGTAAACATCAGACAAGATGCCGATGATCCTGGGAAGGACGTGCGCGATGTCGCCAAGGATCTGCGCGAACGACTGAAAAAAGACGAGAACGGCAGGCCATATGTCGATGCCTTTTTGTTGAGCCACCCGGACCAGGATCATTGCCGTGGGCTGACGCGGCATTTCTACCTGGGACCGCTGGACAAGTACCCGGATGACAAGAAGGACGACAAGGACAAGAAAATCGTGATCCGGGAGATGTGGTCGTCTCCCATCGTGTTTCGACGCGCAAGCAAGACGCACACTTTGAGCGACGACGCCAAGGTATTCAACACGGAGGCGCGTCGGCGGATACAACTGAACCGCGACAAGAACTTCGCCGTCGGAAACGGCGACCGCATCCAGATCATGGGCGAGGACATCGATGGAAAAACCGATGATCTCACCTCGATTGTGCGGAAGGTGGACACGCGCTTCTCGACGATCAACGGCAAGAGTTCCGCATTCTTCTCTGCGTTTCTTTTGGCCCCCCTGGATGCCCAGGACGACGAAGAAGAGGAAGAGTGCCTGGTCAAGAACCAGTCCAGCGTGATCCTGAACATCACGTTAGCCGCTGATGCTCAGACGCCGGATGGCGCAAAGTTCCTTACTGGTGGCGATGCTGAGGTGTTCATCTGGAACCGCCAGTGGCAGCGCCACGAGACCGAAGCCGATGTACTTGAGTACGACATCATGCAGGCACCGCATCACTGTTCTTGGCATTCGCTGTCCTATGACAGTTGGTCCGACTACGGCGAGAAGGCCAAACTCGATGCCGATGCCCGCAAGGCGCTTTCGCAGACCCGTGACGGCGCCGTCATCGTCGCCAGTTGCAAGCCGATTGCAGACGACGACAGTGATCCACCCTGCATCCGCGCAAAGCGTGAGTACGTGGCGATCGTAGACGAAGCAAAGGGCGAGTTCTATTGCACGGGCGAGTACCCGAGCGAGAAATCCTTGGAGCCCCTCGTTTTCACCGTCACCGCTCAGGGAGTGCAGCCGCCCTCGAAGAAGGAGTCCGGATCGAAGGCCGCTGCCGTGATCACCTCCGCGCGCACTCCGATGCCGCACGGGGCATCATGA
- a CDS encoding WYL domain-containing protein: MQEPPVTAADPAEPKGLSWGLESRLQFIDFRLRWERRINRMDLTEHFGISIPQASLDIAKYTELAPNNLIYDRSSKTYTAAPSFHPLYQRSSVQHYLAELLATKMGVIEPASSFIGSAPEADWAPSPWRTINEQTVEAVVRAIRQQEAIWVSYQSMTSLDESVRLLSPHALGNDGFRWHMRAFCHKRQRFSDFVLARILRIDGFEASQVDASQDSHWQTVLTLVLAPHPDLPAAKKRVLELDYGMEGGQVKLPCRQAFLYYTLRRLGLHTKEAPDPLAQQITLKNRDEIQPYIDALSAQS, encoded by the coding sequence ATGCAAGAGCCTCCTGTAACTGCCGCCGATCCCGCTGAGCCCAAAGGGCTAAGCTGGGGGTTAGAGAGCAGACTTCAATTCATCGATTTCCGTTTGCGCTGGGAGCGGCGCATCAATCGAATGGATCTCACCGAGCACTTCGGCATATCGATTCCCCAGGCCTCACTGGACATTGCCAAGTACACGGAGTTAGCGCCGAACAACCTGATTTATGACCGCAGTTCCAAGACTTACACGGCAGCACCGAGTTTTCACCCGCTTTACCAGCGAAGTTCGGTGCAACACTATCTAGCGGAGCTGCTGGCCACCAAGATGGGCGTCATCGAACCAGCGTCCAGCTTTATTGGCTCAGCGCCTGAGGCAGATTGGGCACCGTCCCCTTGGCGCACCATCAATGAACAAACCGTCGAAGCAGTGGTCCGGGCAATTCGGCAGCAGGAAGCCATTTGGGTGAGCTACCAGTCCATGACGTCCTTGGACGAATCGGTTCGTCTGCTGTCGCCGCACGCTCTGGGCAACGACGGTTTTCGCTGGCACATGCGCGCGTTTTGCCATAAGCGCCAGCGCTTCAGCGATTTCGTCCTCGCCCGAATCCTGCGCATCGATGGCTTCGAGGCGAGCCAAGTGGACGCCAGCCAGGATTCGCATTGGCAAACTGTATTGACGCTGGTGCTTGCACCGCATCCCGATTTACCCGCTGCCAAGAAACGAGTCCTGGAGTTGGACTATGGAATGGAGGGTGGACAGGTCAAACTTCCATGCCGCCAAGCGTTTCTGTACTACACACTGAGGCGTTTGGGCTTGCATACCAAGGAAGCACCCGACCCCCTCGCGCAGCAGATCACTTTGAAAAACCGCGATGAAATTCAACCCTATATTGATGCCTTGTCGGCCCAAAGCTAA
- the istB gene encoding IS21-like element ISAba8 family helper ATPase IstB: MNLQYDRIEQLCQKLNLPAIASQWSHHAQQTLGQDGSYADFVEAILTHEYAARQQRSQQVLMKLSGLPQVKTLEDYDFNYALGAPKSQVIELFNLSFIARAENVVFLGASGVGKTHLSMALGYKAIMNNIKIKFITAADLMLQLSTAYQQGKLKTYMQRAVLGPKLLIIDEIGYLPFGREEANLFFNVIAKRYEKGSTILTSNLPFSQWSKSFADDVTLTAAMLDRLLHHCHVVQISGESYRLKDKKRIGIQPQVEI, from the coding sequence ATGAATCTGCAATACGACCGTATAGAGCAACTTTGCCAAAAGCTCAATCTGCCTGCCATCGCATCACAATGGTCACATCATGCACAACAAACATTAGGTCAGGATGGAAGTTATGCCGACTTTGTTGAAGCTATCTTGACGCATGAATATGCTGCCAGGCAACAGCGCAGTCAGCAGGTACTGATGAAACTCTCAGGCCTGCCTCAAGTCAAAACCCTGGAAGACTATGATTTTAATTATGCCCTAGGGGCCCCTAAATCACAGGTGATTGAACTGTTCAATCTGAGCTTTATTGCTAGAGCAGAAAATGTGGTGTTTCTGGGGGCTAGCGGAGTAGGAAAAACGCACTTATCTATGGCATTAGGCTATAAGGCCATCATGAACAACATTAAGATCAAGTTCATTACCGCAGCGGATTTAATGCTGCAACTGAGTACAGCCTATCAGCAAGGTAAATTGAAAACCTATATGCAGCGTGCGGTACTGGGACCAAAGTTACTGATTATCGATGAAATTGGTTATTTACCGTTTGGACGTGAAGAAGCGAATCTGTTCTTTAACGTGATTGCCAAGCGTTATGAAAAAGGCAGTACGATATTGACGAGTAACTTACCCTTTAGCCAATGGTCTAAGTCATTTGCGGATGATGTTACGTTGACCGCTGCGATGTTAGATCGGTTGCTGCATCACTGTCATGTGGTACAAATATCGGGTGAGAGTTATCGTTTGAAGGATAAAAAAAGAATTGGGATTCAGCCCCAGGTTGAAATTTAA
- the istA gene encoding IS21-like element ISAba8 family transposase has translation MLTLEQAVTIQILHQQGKSIKAISRELGVSRNTVRKYLRQNTTPQYQRIQPRISILDPYKPYLLQRVNAAHPEWIPAVVLYQEILRLGYPGKIRILREYLATLKPVAKPEPIIRFETQPGQQMQVDFTTIRRNNTTLKAFVATLGYSRATFVKFYDHERTDAWIDGLENAFQFFAGVPQEILFDNAKTIMIERDAYQEGQHKWNPKLLDCAKKYSFRPRVCKPYRAQTKGKVERFNGYLKSSFIVPLKASLKTSGLLLDVDVANAHIGRWLHETANQRIHATTQEKPAVRLQQEQQKFTPLPQSDTGSGTVPVAAAQHVMPYESLQHPLSVYDQLLGVS, from the coding sequence ATGTTAACTTTGGAGCAAGCAGTGACAATCCAAATACTTCATCAACAAGGTAAATCTATTAAAGCCATTAGTCGTGAACTGGGGGTGTCCAGAAATACCGTACGTAAATATTTACGGCAAAACACCACACCTCAGTATCAGCGTATACAGCCTAGAATAAGTATCCTTGACCCATATAAACCCTATTTACTCCAACGTGTAAACGCAGCTCATCCTGAATGGATTCCTGCTGTTGTGCTCTACCAGGAAATTTTAAGGTTGGGATATCCAGGAAAGATCAGGATCTTGAGGGAATATCTTGCAACATTAAAACCAGTTGCTAAACCGGAACCGATCATTCGTTTTGAAACCCAACCTGGCCAACAAATGCAGGTAGATTTCACGACAATTCGACGCAACAACACGACTTTAAAAGCCTTTGTCGCAACATTAGGGTATTCCAGAGCGACTTTCGTGAAATTTTATGATCATGAACGTACCGATGCATGGATCGATGGTCTAGAAAATGCATTTCAGTTCTTTGCAGGAGTACCTCAGGAAATCCTGTTTGATAACGCTAAAACGATCATGATTGAACGGGATGCCTATCAGGAGGGGCAGCATAAATGGAACCCCAAACTGCTCGATTGCGCCAAGAAATACAGCTTTCGTCCTCGCGTATGTAAGCCCTACCGTGCACAGACCAAAGGCAAAGTTGAACGCTTTAATGGATACCTCAAATCAAGCTTTATTGTGCCATTGAAAGCAAGCCTGAAGACTTCGGGTTTACTGTTAGATGTTGATGTCGCCAATGCCCACATTGGCCGGTGGCTGCATGAAACCGCCAATCAGCGGATTCATGCCACCACGCAAGAAAAACCGGCTGTTCGACTGCAACAGGAGCAGCAAAAATTTACGCCATTACCGCAATCAGATACGGGTTCTGGCACTGTACCTGTTGCAGCAGCACAGCATGTCATGCCCTACGAGAGTTTGCAGCATCCCTTATCGGTATATGACCAGTTGCTGGGAGTTTCCTGA
- a CDS encoding TIGR02391 family protein, producing MSEQDSLDILTLVSLIHRKLDGTTKLAAVSP from the coding sequence ATGTCCGAACAGGATTCACTGGACATCCTGACGCTGGTATCGCTGATTCACCGCAAGCTGGATGGCACCACGAAATTAGCGGCCGTATCGCCATAA
- a CDS encoding ThiF family adenylyltransferase, whose protein sequence is MTGAIADALHQLQRHRGLIRVGEPKASGASTQIEVDVAVQLPNRSRRNGVSETGVRAVETCVLVFGSDWPLSAPKPFLRADFPLNLPHINPHREGELVSPCLFEGSLDELLHRFGLDAIVDQLVDWLHKAAAGTLLDLEQGWEPTRRDSCPSTIVFSAEKVAASAPADGTILVVPAGYVTIDGGLYAILNAELTAQIDAVFVHDVHNDKLGKWGNGHTAAFIARAPMTDGHPHMVGRYQPETVVDLATLLDLAAELGIDRDALAQGLDGYYGRSILDMQQDSRGWVHGLYAIVILTVQRPASLVGSPGRSVEVLPYAVRYELNAKALLERNATVHPAFHAHALSPELLARTSGIPPAATSQPLVILGCGSVGSKIAMQLGRAGFGSMTFVDNESMSPHNAARHALIERTSVLVPPRKSARMKTAFEELSHLQSRAFDTDAVTLLVDPAQFATVIPQDAALIVDATASLQVLAAETQSAVLNQSPARLVRIAMYGQGRCVAVLLEGPSRAGRVDDLTAFLFECCRFVPELRASIAGDTSEPTRIFVGDNCRSLTMPMSDAVVSRSSSLAGLQLERWLVGGLPKEAMLCTGISDAEGLGMAWTRASLGPTTVLDVADDGGWNIRILHPVVQAIHADALHWGALETGGALVGRISFENRTITIAGIVDAPPDSIREAACFVLGTDGLVQNLRAANGASLGYLTFIGTWHSHPKGGPHSGIDRNTLRNIAEDAGGLPAVSLVWTPTGPTCAVDRW, encoded by the coding sequence ATGACGGGCGCCATCGCTGACGCACTACATCAACTTCAGCGGCATCGGGGCCTGATTCGCGTTGGCGAGCCCAAGGCAAGCGGTGCATCGACGCAAATAGAAGTCGATGTTGCCGTCCAACTGCCAAACAGGTCACGGCGTAACGGCGTCTCCGAAACCGGAGTGCGCGCTGTCGAGACATGCGTGCTGGTATTCGGCAGTGATTGGCCCCTGTCCGCGCCCAAGCCTTTCTTGCGTGCGGACTTTCCGCTCAATTTGCCGCACATCAACCCCCATCGCGAAGGTGAGCTGGTCTCGCCTTGCCTGTTCGAGGGGTCCTTGGACGAACTGCTGCATCGGTTTGGTCTAGACGCCATTGTCGATCAGTTGGTCGATTGGCTGCACAAGGCTGCGGCCGGAACATTGCTGGACTTGGAACAGGGGTGGGAGCCGACGCGCCGAGACAGTTGTCCTTCGACCATTGTATTCAGTGCCGAAAAGGTTGCGGCCTCCGCACCTGCTGACGGCACGATTCTGGTAGTTCCCGCAGGCTACGTGACGATTGATGGCGGGCTATACGCCATCCTCAATGCCGAACTGACCGCACAAATCGATGCAGTGTTCGTCCATGATGTTCACAACGACAAATTGGGCAAGTGGGGAAATGGCCATACTGCGGCCTTCATTGCGCGGGCTCCAATGACCGACGGCCACCCGCACATGGTCGGACGCTACCAACCGGAGACGGTTGTCGATCTCGCGACGCTGCTTGATCTAGCAGCGGAACTTGGCATTGATCGCGACGCGTTGGCCCAAGGCTTGGATGGTTATTACGGACGCTCGATCCTGGATATGCAGCAGGACTCGCGCGGCTGGGTGCATGGCTTGTACGCGATTGTAATTCTGACGGTACAACGGCCAGCGTCGCTTGTGGGTTCACCAGGGAGAAGTGTCGAGGTATTGCCCTACGCGGTGCGCTATGAACTCAACGCTAAAGCGCTCCTGGAGCGAAACGCCACGGTTCACCCAGCCTTTCACGCGCATGCGTTGTCTCCTGAGTTGCTAGCAAGGACATCCGGCATTCCACCAGCAGCCACATCGCAGCCGCTAGTCATACTCGGCTGCGGAAGTGTGGGATCGAAAATCGCGATGCAACTGGGGCGAGCAGGTTTCGGCTCAATGACTTTCGTCGACAACGAGTCCATGTCACCTCATAACGCGGCACGGCATGCACTCATTGAGCGGACATCGGTACTGGTCCCACCTCGGAAGTCGGCGCGGATGAAGACGGCCTTTGAGGAGCTGTCGCATCTTCAATCGCGCGCGTTCGACACCGACGCCGTGACCCTTCTGGTCGATCCGGCACAGTTCGCCACAGTCATTCCGCAGGATGCGGCTCTCATCGTGGATGCGACGGCCTCACTTCAGGTGCTGGCCGCAGAAACACAATCAGCAGTACTGAACCAGTCTCCTGCCCGCCTGGTACGGATCGCGATGTATGGTCAGGGCCGCTGTGTCGCGGTTTTGCTTGAAGGACCTAGTCGCGCCGGTCGGGTTGACGACCTCACGGCATTCTTGTTCGAGTGCTGTCGGTTTGTGCCGGAACTGCGGGCATCGATTGCTGGGGATACGTCGGAGCCGACGCGCATTTTTGTGGGCGACAACTGCCGTTCACTGACGATGCCAATGTCTGATGCCGTTGTTTCGCGTTCTTCGTCACTGGCCGGTCTGCAACTGGAACGCTGGCTCGTTGGCGGGCTTCCGAAGGAGGCGATGCTTTGCACCGGGATCTCGGATGCCGAAGGCCTCGGCATGGCATGGACCCGCGCCAGTCTTGGCCCGACCACTGTGCTCGACGTAGCTGATGATGGTGGCTGGAACATTCGGATTCTGCACCCAGTCGTGCAAGCGATCCATGCCGATGCGCTGCACTGGGGCGCTCTGGAAACAGGCGGAGCCTTGGTCGGCCGCATCTCGTTTGAAAATCGAACCATCACCATTGCGGGCATCGTGGACGCGCCGCCTGACAGCATTCGAGAGGCCGCCTGCTTCGTCCTCGGAACGGATGGACTTGTTCAGAATTTGCGTGCGGCAAATGGAGCCTCTTTAGGGTATCTCACCTTCATCGGAACTTGGCACAGCCACCCGAAAGGCGGCCCACACTCGGGCATAGACCGAAACACATTGCGCAACATCGCCGAGGATGCTGGTGGTCTTCCCGCCGTGTCGTTGGTATGGACTCCGACAGGACCCACATGTGCGGTGGATCGCTGGTAG
- a CDS encoding helix-turn-helix domain-containing protein, translating into MSKLTDFGKAIRKLRIDYDTNLNELATSIGVSSAFLSAVETGKKPISAELITKITNALGLSKAEENLLTHAASQSVDNVTVRTNSPEEAEIALMFARRIQDDTLNMAQLRKILEEN; encoded by the coding sequence ATGTCTAAACTAACAGATTTTGGAAAAGCGATTAGGAAACTTAGGATTGATTATGATACCAATCTTAATGAACTAGCGACTTCAATTGGCGTTAGTTCAGCTTTCTTATCAGCTGTGGAAACAGGAAAAAAGCCAATAAGTGCTGAATTAATTACAAAAATTACAAACGCATTAGGTTTAAGTAAAGCAGAGGAAAATTTGCTTACACATGCTGCTAGTCAAAGTGTTGATAATGTTACTGTTCGAACAAATAGCCCAGAAGAAGCAGAAATTGCTTTGATGTTTGCTAGACGAATTCAAGACGATACTTTGAATATGGCGCAACTTAGAAAAATTCTTGAGGAGAATTGA
- a CDS encoding type II toxin-antitoxin system Phd/YefM family antitoxin has translation MTQLIHARMTASITELKKSPMDTVLAGKGEPVAILNRNTPAFYCVPADLYETMMEQLEDLELNKIADARANQKRIRVNIDDL, from the coding sequence ATGACTCAATTAATCCATGCACGAATGACTGCAAGTATTACTGAACTCAAAAAGAGTCCGATGGATACAGTGTTGGCAGGCAAAGGGGAACCTGTCGCAATCCTCAATCGTAATACACCAGCGTTTTACTGTGTTCCGGCTGATCTGTATGAAACGATGATGGAACAACTAGAAGATCTAGAACTGAATAAGATTGCAGATGCTCGTGCGAATCAGAAACGCATTCGAGTAAATATTGATGACCTATAA
- a CDS encoding ImmA/IrrE family metallo-endopeptidase: MTSGCMPRGVKVAPLSKQSIKQKALIIRDKIFKLSLNQSIDLSRGLEHRLHELGVILEVWEIEDMPDVEALTNPDAMTIILRADTYDALCDVSDPKHCRARFTVAHEIGHLILHEGFALARGAVRHKHYEDSEWQADTFAAELLMPTQACINLSIEDIQEKFKVGYKAARNKFSSLK, translated from the coding sequence ATGACATCTGGATGTATGCCTAGAGGTGTTAAAGTCGCGCCTTTAAGTAAACAAAGCATAAAACAAAAAGCACTCATTATTCGTGACAAGATTTTTAAACTGTCACTAAATCAGTCAATAGATTTAAGTCGAGGCTTAGAACATCGATTGCATGAATTAGGTGTCATTTTAGAAGTCTGGGAAATTGAGGATATGCCTGATGTTGAGGCTTTAACTAATCCAGATGCTATGACTATTATTCTTCGTGCAGATACTTATGATGCTTTATGCGATGTATCTGATCCAAAACATTGCCGTGCGCGATTTACTGTAGCACATGAAATAGGGCACTTAATTCTTCATGAGGGTTTTGCCTTAGCACGTGGTGCAGTCAGGCATAAACATTATGAAGATTCTGAATGGCAAGCTGATACGTTTGCGGCAGAGTTACTGATGCCAACACAAGCATGTATTAATTTGTCTATTGAAGACATTCAAGAAAAATTCAAAGTTGGTTATAAAGCGGCTAGAAATAAATTTAGTTCTTTAAAATGA
- a CDS encoding ComEC/Rec2 family competence protein has protein sequence MADYFEIDFLGVETAKSGDAITLRYSVNGTEGVHVVDGGYLDTGDQIVEHLKTYYGTTVIDHVILTHPDRDHANGLRKVLEQCTVRNLWINRPWIYADQLIDRFETYESVEALRRKLRSIYDATAILEDLAVEKGIPIHAPLQGQSIGPFTVMAPTLGRYFDLIVDSTKTPEAVEESALDSALSGIFRAMKAATAYIKSLWGEEYFPPEPTSRENEMSVVQSAVLNGHRVMLTGDAGREALQEVIDYAPFAGLALPGIRYFQVPHHGGRHNVSTEILDQLVGSRLDSMPIQHTWNAICSSAKADEDHPRKSVIRAVLHRGGHWAATESKNLRIGAGITRDGWVSIPQAEYPEEQES, from the coding sequence ATGGCTGACTACTTCGAGATCGATTTTCTTGGCGTCGAAACAGCAAAAAGCGGAGATGCGATCACGCTTCGCTATTCTGTGAATGGCACTGAGGGCGTGCACGTCGTTGACGGAGGATATCTGGATACGGGAGATCAGATTGTCGAGCACCTGAAGACCTACTACGGAACAACAGTCATCGACCATGTGATTCTCACGCACCCTGATCGCGATCACGCAAATGGTTTGCGAAAAGTTCTAGAGCAGTGCACGGTCAGAAATCTTTGGATCAACAGGCCGTGGATCTATGCAGATCAGTTGATTGATCGATTCGAGACCTATGAATCGGTTGAGGCGCTGAGACGGAAGTTGCGCTCCATCTACGATGCCACGGCAATTCTTGAGGATCTGGCGGTAGAAAAGGGAATTCCAATCCATGCCCCCCTTCAGGGGCAGAGCATCGGCCCCTTCACTGTGATGGCACCAACCCTGGGGCGCTATTTCGACCTGATTGTGGACTCCACGAAGACACCGGAGGCTGTTGAAGAAAGTGCTTTGGACAGCGCGTTGAGCGGCATATTCCGGGCAATGAAGGCCGCGACCGCCTACATCAAATCCCTGTGGGGCGAGGAGTATTTTCCGCCTGAGCCTACCAGTCGTGAAAATGAAATGAGTGTGGTCCAGTCGGCTGTCCTGAACGGTCATCGTGTCATGCTTACTGGCGATGCCGGGCGTGAGGCGCTGCAAGAGGTTATTGACTACGCGCCATTTGCCGGACTCGCGTTGCCAGGCATTCGGTATTTTCAGGTGCCCCACCATGGCGGGCGGCACAATGTCTCGACTGAAATTCTGGACCAACTGGTTGGTTCACGGTTGGACAGTATGCCGATCCAGCATACCTGGAATGCCATTTGCAGTTCTGCCAAAGCCGATGAGGATCACCCGCGGAAGTCCGTAATTCGCGCTGTATTACACCGGGGTGGGCACTGGGCGGCAACCGAAAGCAAGAATCTCCGCATCGGGGCGGGCATTACCCGCGATGGTTGGGTATCAATTCCTCAAGCGGAGTACCCCGAAGAACAAGAGAGTTGA
- a CDS encoding type II toxin-antitoxin system RelE family toxin → MTYKLDFLEEALAEWNKLNPSIKQPLKKKLIKVLENPRIPKNKLSGHPNRYKIKLRSIGYRLVYEVVDDEVIVIVIAVGRRENNAIYDDANSRHS, encoded by the coding sequence ATGACCTATAAGTTAGACTTTTTAGAAGAAGCATTAGCAGAATGGAATAAGCTTAATCCAAGTATTAAGCAGCCATTGAAGAAGAAGTTGATCAAGGTTTTGGAGAATCCTCGCATTCCCAAAAACAAGTTGTCAGGACATCCTAACCGCTATAAGATCAAACTTCGTAGTATTGGTTATCGTCTGGTTTATGAAGTCGTTGATGATGAGGTAATTGTCATCGTGATTGCTGTAGGCAGACGTGAAAACAATGCCATCTATGATGATGCCAACTCTCGTCATTCATAA